A single region of the Triticum dicoccoides isolate Atlit2015 ecotype Zavitan chromosome 2B, WEW_v2.0, whole genome shotgun sequence genome encodes:
- the LOC119365121 gene encoding E3 ubiquitin-protein ligase RHA1B-like — MGFPVGYSELLLPKQLLHLLLLLGYLRRFLLWAFDAVGLGDLLDLGDEHLAQEHARGDHGAAEALLQHRRPEFRPVTAMVIEEVLPVVRFDELEAAACIDGDCAVCLSGIGGGDEVRRLSNCRHAFHRGCLDRWMEHDQRTCPLCRAPLIPDEMAGALWATAAGVPDASDFDFFYLGASAPTTPTLLRPHELLLTGLGGYQ, encoded by the coding sequence ATGGGCTTCCCGGTCGGCTACTCCGAGCTGCTGCTCCCCAAGCAgctgctccacctcctcctcctgctcggCTACCTCCGCCGCTTCCTCCTCTGGGCCTTCGACGCCGTCGGCCTCGGCGACCTGCTGGATCTCGGGGACGAGCACCTGGCGCAGGAGCACGCGCGCGGCGACCACGGCGCCGCGGAGGCGCTGCTGCAGCACCGCCGGCCCGAGTTCCGGCCCGTGACGGCCATGGTCATCGAGGAGGTGCTCCCCGTGGTGCGGTTCGACGAGCTGGAGGCCGCGGCGTGCATCGACGGGGACTGCGCCGTGTGCCTCAGCGGCATCGGCGGTGGCGACGAGGTGCGGCGGCTCAGCAACTGCCGCCACGCCTTCCACAGGGGGTGCCTGGACCGCTGGATGGAGCACGACCAGCGCACCTGCCCGCTCTGCCGCGCCCCGCTCATCCCCGACGAGATGGCCGGCGCGCTCTGGGCCACCGCCGCCGGCGTGCCCGACGCCTCCGACTTCGACTTCTTCTACCTGGGCGCCTCGGCGCCCACCACCCCGACGCTGCTGCGGCCGCACGAGCTGCTGCTCACCGGCCTCGGCGGCTACCAGTGA